The Streptomyces europaeiscabiei genome window below encodes:
- the secD gene encoding protein translocase subunit SecD has translation MAAPKKGRSASAQSKPGRALALILIALVALTGGMFASGHTTPRLGIDLAGGTSITLTAINEPGERDAINKTNMDTAVEIMNRRVNGLGVSEAEVQTQGRDNIIVNIPKGTDSEEARDQVGTTAKLYFRPVLQSQIGTGATQTPSGSPSTSTSPSGSGSPSPSSSDGKDEATSPESGDTAGPSSSATSQGRAVTDALKASPTPSGSGSASAKASDGASPSASPSVDAATQALQAEFAALDCNDPKQRAKAGKGKTTDIVVACGQDNGSWSKFVLGPVGVDGTEVDKAQALLDTQNGTGWQVVMDFDSKGEKKFADITGQLATQTSPQNEFAIVLDDEVVSHPYVRAAVTGGKAEISGSFTQDEAQNLANMLSYGALPLTFKESSVTTVSPALGGDQLHAGLIAGAIGLALVMIYLVVYYRGLSLIAIASLLVSAALTYVLMALLGPTIGFALNLPAVCGAIVAIGITADSFIVYFERVRDEIREGRTLRPAVERAWPRARRTILVSDFVSFLSAAVLFIVTVGKVQGFAFTLGLTTVLDVVVVFFFTKPLLTLLARTKFFGNGHTWSGLDPKRLGARPPLRRTRRPAVPADPKEA, from the coding sequence GTGGCAGCACCGAAGAAGGGCCGGAGCGCCAGCGCCCAGAGCAAGCCTGGGCGCGCGCTGGCCCTCATCCTGATCGCCCTTGTGGCGCTCACCGGGGGAATGTTCGCCTCCGGACACACCACTCCGCGTCTCGGCATCGACCTCGCCGGTGGTACGAGCATCACACTGACGGCGATCAACGAGCCCGGCGAGCGCGACGCGATCAACAAGACCAACATGGACACCGCGGTCGAGATCATGAACCGCCGTGTCAACGGTCTGGGCGTGTCCGAGGCAGAGGTCCAGACCCAGGGCCGTGACAACATCATTGTCAACATTCCCAAGGGCACGGATTCCGAAGAGGCCCGGGACCAGGTCGGCACCACCGCGAAGCTGTACTTCCGCCCGGTTCTGCAGAGCCAGATCGGCACCGGAGCGACCCAGACCCCGAGCGGCTCGCCGAGCACCAGCACCAGCCCCAGTGGCAGCGGCTCGCCGAGCCCGTCGAGCTCCGACGGCAAGGACGAGGCGACCTCGCCCGAGTCCGGTGACACCGCCGGCCCGTCGTCCTCCGCCACGTCCCAGGGCCGTGCGGTCACCGACGCGCTGAAGGCCAGCCCCACGCCCTCCGGCAGCGGCTCCGCGTCCGCCAAGGCCTCCGACGGCGCCTCGCCGTCGGCGAGCCCGAGCGTCGACGCGGCGACACAGGCGCTCCAGGCCGAGTTCGCCGCCCTCGACTGCAACGACCCCAAGCAGCGCGCCAAGGCCGGCAAGGGCAAGACCACCGACATCGTCGTGGCCTGTGGCCAGGACAACGGCAGCTGGAGCAAGTTCGTGCTCGGCCCGGTCGGGGTCGACGGCACCGAGGTCGACAAGGCCCAGGCGCTGCTCGACACCCAGAACGGCACCGGCTGGCAGGTCGTCATGGACTTCGACTCCAAGGGAGAGAAGAAGTTCGCCGACATCACCGGCCAGCTGGCGACCCAGACCTCCCCGCAGAACGAGTTCGCGATCGTCCTCGACGACGAGGTCGTCTCCCACCCCTACGTGCGCGCGGCGGTCACCGGCGGCAAGGCCGAGATCTCCGGCAGCTTCACGCAGGACGAGGCCCAGAACCTCGCCAACATGCTGTCGTACGGCGCGCTCCCGCTGACCTTCAAGGAATCCAGCGTCACCACCGTCAGCCCCGCGCTCGGCGGTGACCAGCTGCACGCCGGCCTGATCGCCGGTGCGATCGGTCTGGCCCTGGTCATGATCTACCTGGTCGTCTACTACCGCGGCCTGTCACTGATCGCCATCGCCTCCCTGCTGGTGTCGGCGGCACTGACCTACGTGCTCATGGCGCTGCTCGGCCCGACCATCGGCTTCGCGCTGAACCTCCCGGCCGTCTGCGGTGCGATCGTCGCGATCGGTATCACGGCGGACTCGTTCATCGTGTACTTCGAACGCGTACGGGACGAGATCCGCGAAGGCCGCACGCTGCGCCCCGCCGTCGAGCGGGCCTGGCCGCGTGCCCGGCGCACCATCCTGGTCTCCGACTTCGTGTCGTTCCTCTCCGCGGCGGTGCTCTTCATCGTCACCGTCGGCAAGGTCCAGGGCTTCGCGTTCACGCTCGGTCTGACGACCGTGCTCGACGTCGTGGTCGTCTTCTTCTTCACGAAGCCGCTGCTGACGCTGCTGGCCCGCACGAAGTTCTTCGGGAACGGCCACACCTGGTCCGGTCTCGACCCGAAGCGACTGGGCGCCCGGCCGCCGCTGCGCCGCACCCGCCGTCCCGCCGTCCCCGCCGACCCGAAGGAGGCCTGA
- the yajC gene encoding preprotein translocase subunit YajC, producing MSLVTLLPFIVLIGAMILMTRSAKKKQQQAVDMRNQLQPGSGVRTIGGMYATVKEVSEDTLLLDAGPGVELLFAKNAIGAVLSDEEYNRIVHGIEHDLKSDVVPDDASSLTETDEPSDDASAASDDKPIDLGKKDASDDATDETAESKAADKAAEAEPKKTDGESDAK from the coding sequence GTGAGTCTCGTGACCCTCCTCCCGTTCATCGTGCTCATCGGGGCCATGATCCTGATGACCCGATCGGCCAAGAAGAAGCAGCAGCAGGCCGTCGACATGCGGAACCAGTTGCAGCCCGGTTCCGGCGTCCGCACGATCGGGGGCATGTACGCGACCGTCAAGGAGGTCAGCGAGGACACGCTGCTCCTCGATGCCGGGCCGGGCGTCGAGCTGCTGTTCGCCAAGAACGCCATCGGTGCCGTCCTCAGTGACGAGGAGTACAACCGCATCGTCCACGGCATCGAGCACGACCTGAAGTCCGACGTCGTCCCGGACGACGCCTCCTCCCTCACCGAGACCGACGAGCCCTCCGACGACGCTTCCGCCGCTTCCGACGACAAGCCCATCGACCTCGGCAAGAAGGACGCGTCCGACGACGCGACCGACGAGACCGCCGAGTCGAAGGCCGCCGACAAGGCCGCCGAAGCAGAGCCGAAGAAGACCGACGGCGAGTCCGACGCGAAGTAG
- the ruvB gene encoding Holliday junction branch migration DNA helicase RuvB, with product MNWDDTTDDTASERLVGSVADGEDQAVEAALRPKDLDEFIGQEKVREQLDLVLRAARARGATADHVLLSGAPGLGKTTLSMIIAAEMGAPIRITSGPAIQHAGDLAAILSSLQEGEVFFLDEIHRMSRPAEEMLYMAMEDFRVDVIVGKGPGATAIPLELPPFTLVGATTRAGLLPPPLRDRFGFTAHMEFYEPAELERVIHRSANLLDVEIDTDGAAEIAGRSRGTPRIANRLLRRVRDYAQVKADGFITRDIAAAALAVYEVDARGLDRLDRGVLEALLKLFGGGPVGLSTLAVAVGEERETVEEVAEPFLVREGLLARTPRGRVATPAAWAHLGLTPPRATTGGNGQQDLFGA from the coding sequence GTGAACTGGGACGACACGACCGACGACACCGCCTCCGAGCGGCTGGTGGGCTCTGTCGCCGATGGTGAGGACCAGGCCGTCGAGGCCGCCCTGCGCCCCAAGGACCTGGACGAGTTCATCGGTCAGGAGAAGGTCCGCGAACAGCTCGACCTGGTCCTGCGGGCGGCACGCGCGCGCGGGGCCACCGCCGACCACGTCCTGCTCTCCGGTGCCCCGGGCCTCGGCAAGACCACCCTCTCGATGATCATCGCGGCCGAGATGGGCGCCCCCATCCGCATCACCTCCGGCCCCGCCATCCAGCACGCCGGCGACCTGGCCGCGATCCTCTCCTCCCTCCAGGAGGGCGAGGTCTTCTTCCTCGACGAGATCCACCGCATGTCCCGGCCGGCCGAGGAGATGCTGTACATGGCGATGGAGGACTTCCGCGTCGACGTGATCGTCGGCAAGGGCCCCGGCGCCACGGCGATCCCCCTCGAACTGCCGCCCTTCACCCTGGTCGGCGCCACCACGCGCGCGGGACTGCTGCCGCCGCCGTTGCGCGACCGCTTCGGCTTCACCGCACACATGGAGTTCTACGAGCCCGCCGAGCTGGAGCGGGTCATCCACCGTTCGGCGAACCTCCTCGACGTCGAGATCGACACGGACGGCGCCGCCGAGATCGCGGGCCGCTCGCGCGGCACGCCCCGTATCGCCAACCGTCTGCTGCGCCGTGTACGGGACTACGCGCAGGTCAAGGCGGACGGCTTCATCACCCGCGACATCGCCGCGGCCGCCCTCGCCGTGTACGAGGTGGACGCCCGCGGCCTCGACCGCCTCGACCGGGGCGTCCTCGAAGCCCTGCTCAAGCTCTTCGGCGGCGGACCGGTCGGTCTGTCGACGCTCGCGGTCGCCGTGGGGGAGGAGCGCGAGACCGTGGAGGAGGTCGCCGAGCCCTTCCTCGTCCGTGAGGGACTGCTCGCCCGAACCCCCCGCGGCCGGGTGGCGACACCCGCCGCGTGGGCCCACCTCGGACTCACCCCGCCACGCGCCACGACCGGCGGAAACGGACAACAGGACCTGTTCGGGGCGTGA
- the ruvA gene encoding Holliday junction branch migration protein RuvA: MIAFVSGTVAALAPDTAVVEVGGVGMALQCTPNTLSTLRLGQPAKLATSLVVREDSLTLYGFMDDDERQVFVLLQTASGVGPRLAQAMLAVHTPDALRRAVATGDEKALIAVPGIGKRGAQKLLLELKDRLGEPIGAPAIGAPVTQGWRDQLHAALIGLGYATREADEAVSAVAPQAEAAEGTPQVGQLLKAALQTLNRAR, translated from the coding sequence ATGATCGCCTTCGTCAGCGGCACGGTCGCCGCACTCGCTCCCGACACAGCGGTGGTCGAGGTGGGCGGGGTCGGCATGGCCCTGCAGTGCACGCCGAACACGCTGTCCACGCTGCGGCTCGGTCAGCCGGCCAAGCTCGCCACCTCCCTCGTCGTACGGGAGGACTCGCTGACGCTGTACGGGTTCATGGACGACGACGAGCGGCAGGTCTTCGTGCTGCTGCAGACCGCGAGCGGCGTCGGCCCGCGCCTCGCCCAGGCGATGCTCGCCGTGCACACACCCGACGCCCTGCGCCGGGCGGTGGCCACCGGTGACGAGAAGGCGCTGATCGCCGTCCCCGGCATCGGCAAGAGGGGTGCCCAGAAGCTGCTGCTCGAACTGAAGGACCGCCTCGGCGAGCCGATCGGCGCCCCCGCGATCGGCGCCCCGGTCACCCAGGGCTGGCGCGACCAGTTGCACGCCGCCCTGATCGGCCTCGGATACGCCACCCGCGAGGCGGACGAGGCGGTGTCGGCCGTGGCCCCCCAGGCCGAGGCCGCCGAAGGCACGCCCCAGGTGGGCCAGTTGCTGAAGGCCGCCCTCCAGACCCTCAACAGAGCCCGCTGA
- the ruvC gene encoding crossover junction endodeoxyribonuclease RuvC, with protein MRVLGVDPGLTRCGVGVVEGVAGRPLTMLGVGVVRTPADAELGLRLVAIEQGIEQWLDEHRPEFVAVERVFSQHNVRTVMGTAQASAVAMLCAARRGIPVALHTPSEVKAAVTGSGRADKAQVGAMVTRLLRLDAPPKPADAADALALAICHIWRAPAQNRLQQAVALQATKAANTSRAANTSRTSNALKGRTA; from the coding sequence GTGCGCGTACTGGGGGTGGACCCGGGGCTGACCCGTTGCGGGGTCGGAGTCGTGGAGGGTGTCGCCGGACGGCCGCTCACCATGCTCGGCGTCGGTGTCGTCCGCACGCCCGCGGACGCGGAGTTGGGGCTCCGTCTCGTCGCGATCGAGCAGGGCATCGAGCAGTGGCTCGACGAACACCGCCCCGAATTCGTCGCCGTGGAACGGGTGTTCAGCCAGCACAACGTAAGGACGGTCATGGGCACCGCCCAGGCAAGCGCCGTCGCCATGCTGTGTGCCGCCCGCCGCGGCATCCCCGTCGCCCTGCACACGCCCAGCGAGGTCAAGGCCGCCGTCACCGGCAGCGGCCGCGCCGACAAGGCCCAGGTCGGCGCCATGGTCACTCGTCTCCTCCGGCTCGACGCACCTCCGAAACCGGCGGACGCCGCCGACGCCCTCGCCCTCGCCATCTGCCACATCTGGCGGGCTCCCGCACAGAACCGCCTCCAGCAGGCCGTCGCCCTGCAGGCGACCAAAGCAGCGAACACCTCGCGCGCGGCGAACACCTCGCGCACATCGAACGCACTGAAAGGCCGTACGGCATGA
- a CDS encoding YebC/PmpR family DNA-binding transcriptional regulator, which yields MSGHSKWATTKHKKAVIDAKRGKLFAKLIKNIEVAARMGGVDIEGNPTLYDAIQKAKKQSVPNKNIDSAVKRGGGLEAGGADYETIMYEGYGPNGVAVLIECLTDNRNRAASDVRVAMTRNGGSMADPGSVSYLFNRKGVVIVPKGELSEDDVLEVVLDAGAEEVNDLGEAFEVLSEATDMVAVRTSLQQAGIDYDSAEANFVPTMQVELDEEGARKIFKLIDALEDSDDVQNVFANFDVSDDVMAKVDA from the coding sequence ATGTCCGGCCACTCTAAATGGGCTACGACGAAGCACAAGAAGGCCGTGATCGACGCCAAGCGCGGCAAGCTCTTCGCGAAGCTGATCAAAAACATCGAGGTCGCGGCCCGGATGGGTGGCGTCGACATCGAGGGCAACCCGACTCTCTACGACGCCATCCAGAAGGCCAAGAAGCAGTCGGTCCCGAACAAGAACATCGACTCCGCGGTCAAGCGCGGTGGCGGCCTCGAGGCCGGTGGCGCCGACTACGAGACGATCATGTACGAGGGCTACGGTCCGAACGGTGTCGCGGTGCTCATCGAGTGCCTCACCGACAACCGCAACCGGGCCGCCTCCGACGTCCGCGTCGCCATGACCCGCAACGGTGGCTCGATGGCGGACCCGGGCTCCGTCTCGTACCTCTTCAACCGCAAGGGCGTCGTGATCGTCCCCAAGGGCGAGCTGTCCGAGGACGACGTCCTCGAGGTCGTGCTCGACGCGGGTGCCGAGGAAGTCAACGACCTGGGTGAGGCCTTCGAGGTGCTCAGCGAGGCCACCGACATGGTCGCGGTCCGCACCTCCCTCCAGCAGGCCGGGATCGACTACGACTCGGCCGAGGCCAACTTCGTCCCGACCATGCAGGTCGAGCTGGACGAGGAGGGCGCCCGGAAGATCTTCAAGCTGATCGACGCCCTGGAGGACAGCGACGACGTCCAGAACGTCTTCGCCAACTTCGACGTGAGCGACGACGTCATGGCCAAGGTCGACGCGTAG
- the pdxT gene encoding pyridoxal 5'-phosphate synthase glutaminase subunit PdxT produces MSDTPVIGVLALQGDVREHLVALAAADAVARPVRRPEELAEVDGLVIPGGESTTISKLAVLFGVMEPLRARVHDGMPVYGTCAGLIMLADKILDPRSGQETIGGIDMIVRRNAFGRQNESFEAAVDVRGVEGDPVEGVFIRAPWVESVGARTEVLAEHDGHIVAVRQGNALATSFHPELTGDHRLHALFVEMVRANRAAESL; encoded by the coding sequence ATGAGCGACACCCCCGTCATAGGCGTCCTGGCCCTCCAGGGCGACGTACGGGAGCACCTCGTCGCCCTGGCCGCGGCCGATGCCGTGGCCAGGCCGGTTCGGCGCCCCGAGGAACTCGCCGAGGTGGACGGCCTCGTCATCCCCGGCGGCGAGTCCACCACCATCTCCAAGCTGGCCGTCCTCTTCGGCGTGATGGAACCCCTCCGCGCGCGCGTGCATGACGGCATGCCCGTCTACGGCACCTGCGCCGGACTGATCATGCTGGCCGACAAGATCCTCGACCCCCGCTCGGGCCAGGAGACCATCGGCGGCATCGACATGATCGTGCGCCGCAACGCCTTCGGCCGCCAGAACGAGTCCTTCGAAGCGGCGGTCGACGTGCGGGGCGTCGAGGGCGATCCCGTGGAGGGCGTCTTCATCCGCGCCCCCTGGGTCGAATCCGTGGGCGCGCGGACCGAGGTGCTCGCCGAGCACGACGGCCACATCGTCGCCGTACGCCAGGGCAACGCCCTCGCCACGTCGTTCCACCCGGAGCTGACCGGCGACCACCGGCTGCACGCCCTCTTCGTCGAGATGGTGCGCGCGAACCGGGCGGCGGAGTCCTTGTAG
- the pdxS gene encoding pyridoxal 5'-phosphate synthase lyase subunit PdxS, translating to MSSTLSSPSAPTPETGTARVKRGMAEQLKGGVIMDVVNAEQAKIAEDAGAVAVMALERVPADIRKDGGVARMSDPDMIEGIIEAVSIPVMAKSRIGHFVEAQVLQSLGVDYIDESEVLTPADEVNHSDKWAFTTPFVCGATNLGEALRRIAEGAAMIRSKGEAGTGNVVEAVRHLRQIKNEIAKLRGFDNNELYAAAKELRAPYEIVKEVAELGKLPVVLFSAGGVATPADAALMRQLGAEGVFVGSGIFKSGDPAKRAAAIVKATTFYDDPKIIADASRNLGEAMVGINCDTLPEAERYANRGW from the coding sequence GTGTCCAGCACGCTCTCCAGCCCCTCCGCCCCGACCCCCGAGACCGGCACCGCCCGCGTGAAGCGCGGCATGGCCGAGCAGCTCAAGGGCGGTGTGATCATGGACGTCGTCAACGCCGAGCAGGCCAAGATCGCCGAGGACGCGGGCGCGGTCGCGGTCATGGCCCTCGAGCGGGTCCCCGCCGACATCCGCAAGGACGGCGGCGTGGCCCGGATGTCCGACCCGGACATGATCGAGGGCATCATCGAGGCCGTCTCCATCCCGGTCATGGCCAAGTCCCGCATCGGCCACTTCGTCGAGGCCCAGGTCCTGCAGTCCCTCGGCGTGGACTACATCGACGAGTCCGAGGTCCTCACCCCGGCCGACGAGGTCAACCACTCCGACAAGTGGGCCTTCACGACCCCCTTCGTCTGCGGCGCCACCAACCTCGGCGAGGCCCTGCGCCGCATAGCCGAGGGCGCGGCCATGATCCGCTCCAAGGGCGAGGCCGGTACCGGCAACGTCGTCGAGGCCGTCCGTCACCTGCGCCAGATCAAGAACGAGATCGCCAAGCTGCGCGGCTTCGACAACAACGAGCTGTACGCCGCCGCCAAGGAGCTGCGCGCCCCGTACGAGATCGTCAAGGAGGTCGCCGAGCTGGGCAAGCTCCCGGTCGTCCTGTTCTCCGCCGGCGGTGTGGCCACCCCCGCCGACGCCGCGCTGATGCGCCAGCTCGGTGCCGAGGGCGTCTTCGTCGGCTCCGGCATCTTCAAGTCCGGTGACCCGGCCAAGCGCGCCGCCGCCATCGTGAAGGCCACCACCTTCTACGACGACCCGAAGATCATCGCGGACGCCTCCCGCAACCTGGGCGAGGCCATGGTCGGCATCAACTGCGACACCCTCCCCGAGGCCGAGCGCTACGCGAACCGGGGCTGGTAA
- a CDS encoding LemA family protein: MTSTLIWIAVVLFAIGLYLSWTAGRLDRLHARIDAARAALDAQLLRRASVAQELATSGVLDPAASIVLYEAAHAARQAEEEQREVAESELSQALRAVFADAQQVEVVREAPGGEDAANELAQAVRRVPMARRFHNDAVRAARALRRHRTVRWFRLAGHAPFPMAFEMDDEPPAAVAERPTT, from the coding sequence GTGACTTCGACACTCATCTGGATCGCGGTCGTCCTCTTCGCGATCGGCCTCTACCTGAGCTGGACCGCGGGACGCCTCGACCGACTGCACGCGCGCATCGACGCCGCCCGCGCCGCCCTCGACGCGCAGCTGCTGCGCCGCGCGTCGGTCGCCCAGGAGCTGGCCACGTCCGGAGTGCTGGACCCGGCCGCCTCGATCGTCCTCTACGAGGCGGCGCACGCGGCGCGGCAGGCCGAGGAGGAACAGCGCGAGGTTGCCGAGAGCGAGCTGAGCCAGGCACTGCGAGCCGTGTTCGCGGACGCGCAGCAGGTGGAGGTGGTGCGCGAGGCGCCCGGCGGTGAGGACGCCGCGAACGAACTGGCCCAGGCCGTCCGCCGGGTCCCCATGGCCCGTCGCTTCCACAACGACGCCGTACGCGCGGCCCGCGCCCTCCGCCGCCACCGCACGGTCCGCTGGTTCCGCCTGGCCGGCCACGCACCCTTCCCGATGGCCTTCGAGATGGACGACGAGCCCCCGGCGGCCGTGGCGGAAAGACCGACCACGTAA
- a CDS encoding glycosyltransferase family 4 protein, which yields MKIGIVCPYSWDVPGGVQFHIRDLADHLIRLGHEVSVLAPADDDTPLPPYVVSAGRAVPVPYNGSVARLNFGFLSAARVRRWLHDGTFDVIHIHEPASPSLGLLACWAAQGPIVATFHTSNPRSRAMIAAYPILQPALEKISARIAVSEYARRTLVEHLGGDAVVIPNGVDVDFFARAKPNPDWQGETLGFVGRIDEPRKGLPVLMRALPKILAERPRTRLLVAGRGDEEEAVETLPEELRSRVEFLGMVSDEDKARFLRSVDVYVAPNTGGESFGIILVEAMSAGAPVLASDLDAFAQVLDQGGAGELFANEDADALAAAAVRLLGDPVRRAELRERGSAHVRRFDWSTVGADILGVYETVTEGAASVAADERTGLRARLGFARD from the coding sequence GTGAAGATCGGGATCGTCTGCCCGTACTCCTGGGACGTGCCCGGGGGAGTCCAGTTCCACATCCGTGACCTGGCCGACCACCTCATCCGCCTCGGCCACGAGGTGTCGGTGCTCGCCCCCGCCGACGACGACACCCCGCTGCCGCCGTACGTCGTCTCCGCGGGCCGCGCGGTCCCGGTGCCGTACAACGGCTCGGTGGCCCGCCTGAACTTCGGTTTCCTGTCGGCGGCCCGGGTACGGCGCTGGCTGCACGACGGCACGTTCGACGTGATCCACATCCATGAGCCGGCCTCCCCGTCGCTCGGCCTGCTGGCCTGCTGGGCCGCGCAGGGTCCGATCGTCGCCACGTTCCACACCTCCAACCCGCGCTCCCGGGCGATGATCGCCGCGTACCCGATCCTGCAGCCCGCGCTGGAGAAGATCAGTGCGCGGATCGCGGTGAGCGAGTACGCCCGCCGCACCCTCGTCGAACACCTGGGCGGCGACGCGGTCGTCATCCCGAACGGCGTGGACGTCGACTTCTTCGCCCGCGCCAAGCCCAACCCGGACTGGCAGGGCGAGACCCTCGGCTTCGTCGGCCGCATCGACGAACCCCGCAAGGGCCTGCCGGTGCTGATGAGGGCCCTCCCGAAGATCCTCGCCGAGCGCCCCCGGACCCGGCTGCTGGTCGCCGGGCGCGGCGACGAGGAGGAGGCGGTGGAGACGCTGCCCGAGGAGCTGCGCTCGCGCGTCGAGTTCCTCGGCATGGTCAGCGACGAGGACAAGGCCCGCTTCCTGCGCAGCGTCGACGTCTACGTCGCCCCCAACACCGGCGGCGAGAGCTTCGGCATCATCCTCGTCGAGGCCATGTCCGCCGGAGCCCCCGTCCTCGCCTCGGACCTCGACGCCTTCGCCCAGGTCCTCGACCAGGGCGGTGCGGGCGAACTCTTCGCCAACGAGGACGCGGACGCCCTGGCGGCGGCCGCCGTACGCCTGCTCGGCGACCCGGTCCGTCGCGCCGAGCTCCGCGAGCGGGGCAGTGCCCACGTCCGGCGGTTCGACTGGTCGACCGTCGGGGCGGACATCCTCGGTGTCTACGAGACGGTCACGGAGGGAGCGGCCTCGGTGGCGGCGGACGAACGGACCGGATTGCGGGCGCGGTTGGGGTTCGCCCGGGACTGA
- a CDS encoding phosphatidylinositol mannoside acyltransferase: MSALRERLTDGLYGLGWSTVKKLPEPVAVRLGRTIADATWKRRGPLVRRLEANYARVVPGASPERLAELSRAGMRSYLRYWMESFRLPAWSEERIRTGFDCKDVHHLTDGLASGRGVVLALPHLANWDLAGAWATTELKTPFTTVAERLKPETLYDRFVAYREGLGMEVLPHSGGSAFGTLARRLRDGGLVCLVADRDLSASGVEVDFFGEPARMPAGPALLAQQTGALLLAVTLWYDDSPVMRGRVHAPIETPETGTRAEKTSVMTQALADAFATGIADHPEDWHMLQRLWLADLDPAKSPDGPATPATGSDSGSETATEPGSEKGRA; encoded by the coding sequence GTGAGCGCTCTGCGGGAGCGTCTGACCGACGGGCTGTACGGCCTCGGCTGGAGCACCGTGAAGAAGCTCCCGGAGCCCGTCGCCGTACGCCTCGGCCGGACGATCGCCGACGCCACCTGGAAGCGGCGCGGCCCCCTCGTACGGCGCCTGGAGGCCAACTACGCGCGCGTGGTGCCGGGCGCGAGCCCCGAGCGCCTCGCCGAGCTGTCCCGCGCGGGCATGCGCTCCTACCTGCGCTACTGGATGGAGTCCTTCCGCCTCCCCGCCTGGAGCGAGGAGCGCATCAGGACCGGCTTCGACTGCAAGGACGTGCACCACCTCACCGACGGCCTAGCCTCCGGCCGGGGCGTCGTGCTCGCGCTTCCGCACCTGGCCAACTGGGACCTTGCCGGCGCCTGGGCCACCACCGAGCTGAAAACCCCGTTCACGACGGTCGCCGAACGCCTCAAGCCCGAGACGCTCTACGACCGCTTCGTCGCCTACCGCGAGGGCCTCGGCATGGAGGTCCTGCCGCACAGTGGCGGCTCCGCCTTCGGCACCCTCGCACGGCGGCTGCGCGACGGGGGCCTGGTCTGCCTGGTCGCCGACCGCGACCTGTCCGCGTCCGGCGTCGAGGTCGACTTCTTCGGCGAGCCGGCCCGAATGCCCGCCGGGCCGGCCCTCCTCGCCCAGCAGACCGGCGCGCTGCTGCTGGCGGTGACGCTCTGGTACGACGACTCGCCCGTCATGCGGGGCCGTGTGCACGCTCCGATCGAGACACCCGAGACAGGTACCCGCGCCGAGAAGACGTCTGTCATGACACAGGCGCTGGCAGACGCCTTCGCCACCGGCATCGCCGACCACCCGGAGGATTGGCACATGCTCCAGCGCTTGTGGCTCGCGGACCTGGACCCCGCGAAGAGTCCCGACGGGCCCGCGACTCCCGCGACGGGTTCGGACAGCGGTTCCGAGACGGCCACGGAGCCGGGTTCCGAGAAGGGCCGCGCGTGA
- the pgsA gene encoding phosphatidylinositol phosphate synthase translates to MASRGHAATPTLGKAMLNKYARAFFTRVLTPFAAFLIRRGVSPDTVTLLGTAGVIAGALVFYPRGEFFWGTIVITLFVFSDLVDGNMARQMGRSSRWGAFLDSTLDRVADGAIFGGFALWYAGKGDDIALCAVSIFCLASGQVVSYTKARGESIGLPVAVNGLVERAERLVISLVAAGLSGMHAFGVPGVDVLLPIALWIVAVGSLVTLIQRVVTVRRESAEAEAEAAAASAQETPDTARNSEATP, encoded by the coding sequence ATGGCCAGCAGGGGCCACGCGGCGACACCGACCCTCGGGAAGGCCATGCTGAACAAGTACGCGCGTGCATTCTTCACGCGTGTCCTCACACCGTTCGCCGCGTTTCTGATCCGCAGGGGTGTGAGCCCCGACACGGTCACGCTCCTCGGTACCGCCGGAGTGATCGCGGGCGCGCTGGTCTTCTACCCCCGGGGCGAGTTCTTCTGGGGCACGATCGTCATCACGCTGTTCGTGTTCTCGGACCTCGTCGACGGCAACATGGCCCGTCAGATGGGCCGCTCCAGCCGCTGGGGCGCCTTCCTCGACTCCACGCTCGACCGGGTCGCCGACGGCGCGATCTTCGGCGGCTTCGCCCTCTGGTACGCGGGCAAGGGCGACGACATCGCCCTGTGCGCCGTCTCGATCTTCTGTCTGGCGAGCGGCCAGGTGGTGTCGTACACCAAGGCGCGCGGCGAGTCGATCGGTCTGCCGGTGGCGGTCAACGGACTGGTGGAGCGTGCCGAGCGCCTGGTGATCTCGCTGGTCGCGGCCGGTCTGTCGGGCATGCACGCGTTCGGCGTGCCCGGCGTCGATGTCCTGCTGCCCATCGCGCTGTGGATCGTCGCCGTCGGCAGCCTCGTCACGCTGATCCAGCGCGTCGTCACCGTCCGCCGCGAATCCGCCGAGGCCGAGGCGGAGGCGGCCGCCGCGTCCGCCCAGGAGACGCCGGACACCGCCCGGAACAGCGAGGCAACCCCGTGA